The following are encoded together in the Tripterygium wilfordii isolate XIE 37 chromosome 3, ASM1340144v1, whole genome shotgun sequence genome:
- the LOC119988843 gene encoding DEAD-box ATP-dependent RNA helicase 57-like isoform X2 — MEKTVSFLFSGANFDKNKFASDFSRFKDKKEAGNSVDDSEPEEKIVSVKRRKRKAMVSDRVGGFNVFKSAKKASVVSERTDLDNDEVSKRKKELNRQIEQDALFRKKHNIHVSGNSVVSPLKKFAELFSRYGCESYLLQNIADLGFQELTPIQRQVIPVLLSVRECFACAPTGSGKTLAFVCPMLMKLKVLFASFNHYCYPSSRASLMKIFATQHPSADGNIVGSYISNKIF, encoded by the exons ATGGAGAAGACCGTCTCCTTTTTGTTCTCTGGTGCCAATTTTGATAAGAATAAGTTCGCCAGCGATTTTTCCAGGTTTAAG GATAAGAAAGAAGCAGGTAATTCAGTTGATGATTCCGAACCAGAGGAAAAGATCGTGTCTGTCAAGAGAAGGAAACGGAAGGCAATGGTTTCTG ATAGGGTTGGGGGATTTAATGTCTTCAAGAGCGCAAAAAAAGCTTCTGTAGTGAGTGAAAGAACTGACCTGGATAATGATGAGGTTTCCAAGAGGAAGAAGGAACTAAATAGGCAAATTGAG CAGGATGCACTATTCCGGAAGAAGCATAACATTCATGTGTCTGGGAATAGCGTGGTATCCCCTCTTAAAAAATTTGCAGAGCTATTCTCAAG ATATGGATGTGAATCGTATTTGTTACAGAATATAGCGGACCTTGGATTTCAAGAACTGACACCAATTCAAAGGCAGGTTATTCCAGTCCTCCTCTCT GTTAGGGAATGCTTTGCCTGTGCTCCAACTGGCTCTGGAAAGACCTTGGCCTTTGTGTGTCCCATGCTTATGAAACTCAAGGTACTGTTTGCTTCTTTTAACCACTACTGCTATCCAAGTTCACGAGCTTCTCTGATGAAAATTTTTGCCACTCAGCACCCCTCGGCTGATGGCAACATAGTGGGCTCATATATATCCAATAAAATTTTCTGA
- the LOC119988843 gene encoding DEAD-box ATP-dependent RNA helicase 57-like isoform X5: MEKTVSFLFSGANFDKNKFASDFSRFKDKKEAGNSVDDSEPEEKIVSVKRRKRKAMVSEDRVGGFNVFKSAKKASVVSERTDLDNDEVSKRKKELNRQIEQDALFRKKHNIHVSGNSVVSPLKKFAELFSRYGCESYLLQNIADLGFQELTPIQRQVIPVLLSVRECFACAPTGSGKTLAFVCPMLMKLKCYFARFC, encoded by the exons ATGGAGAAGACCGTCTCCTTTTTGTTCTCTGGTGCCAATTTTGATAAGAATAAGTTCGCCAGCGATTTTTCCAGGTTTAAG GATAAGAAAGAAGCAGGTAATTCAGTTGATGATTCCGAACCAGAGGAAAAGATCGTGTCTGTCAAGAGAAGGAAACGGAAGGCAATGGTTTCTG AAGATAGGGTTGGGGGATTTAATGTCTTCAAGAGCGCAAAAAAAGCTTCTGTAGTGAGTGAAAGAACTGACCTGGATAATGATGAGGTTTCCAAGAGGAAGAAGGAACTAAATAGGCAAATTGAG CAGGATGCACTATTCCGGAAGAAGCATAACATTCATGTGTCTGGGAATAGCGTGGTATCCCCTCTTAAAAAATTTGCAGAGCTATTCTCAAG ATATGGATGTGAATCGTATTTGTTACAGAATATAGCGGACCTTGGATTTCAAGAACTGACACCAATTCAAAGGCAGGTTATTCCAGTCCTCCTCTCT GTTAGGGAATGCTTTGCCTGTGCTCCAACTGGCTCTGGAAAGACCTTGGCCTTTGTGTGTCCCATGCTTATGAAACTCAAG TGCTACTTTGCCAGATTTTGTTGA
- the LOC119988843 gene encoding DEAD-box ATP-dependent RNA helicase 57-like isoform X6: MEKTVSFLFSGANFDKNKFASDFSRFKDKKEAGNSVDDSEPEEKIVSVKRRKRKAMVSEDRVGGFNVFKSAKKASVVSERTDLDNDEVSKRKKELNRQIEQDALFRKKHNIHVSGNSVVSPLKKFAELFSRYGCESYLLQNIADLGFQELTPIQRLGNALPVLQLALERPWPLCVPCL, encoded by the exons ATGGAGAAGACCGTCTCCTTTTTGTTCTCTGGTGCCAATTTTGATAAGAATAAGTTCGCCAGCGATTTTTCCAGGTTTAAG GATAAGAAAGAAGCAGGTAATTCAGTTGATGATTCCGAACCAGAGGAAAAGATCGTGTCTGTCAAGAGAAGGAAACGGAAGGCAATGGTTTCTG AAGATAGGGTTGGGGGATTTAATGTCTTCAAGAGCGCAAAAAAAGCTTCTGTAGTGAGTGAAAGAACTGACCTGGATAATGATGAGGTTTCCAAGAGGAAGAAGGAACTAAATAGGCAAATTGAG CAGGATGCACTATTCCGGAAGAAGCATAACATTCATGTGTCTGGGAATAGCGTGGTATCCCCTCTTAAAAAATTTGCAGAGCTATTCTCAAG ATATGGATGTGAATCGTATTTGTTACAGAATATAGCGGACCTTGGATTTCAAGAACTGACACCAATTCAAAG GTTAGGGAATGCTTTGCCTGTGCTCCAACTGGCTCTGGAAAGACCTTGGCCTTTGTGTGTCCCATGCTTATGA
- the LOC119988843 gene encoding DEAD-box ATP-dependent RNA helicase 57-like isoform X4, protein MEKTVSFLFSGANFDKNKFASDFSRFKDKKEAGNSVDDSEPEEKIVSVKRRKRKAMVSDRVGGFNVFKSAKKASVVSERTDLDNDEVSKRKKELNRQIEDALFRKKHNIHVSGNSVVSPLKKFAELFSRYGCESYLLQNIADLGFQELTPIQRQVIPVLLSVRECFACAPTGSGKTLAFVCPMLMKLKVLFASFNHYCYPSSRASLMKIFATQHPSADGNIVGSYISNKIF, encoded by the exons ATGGAGAAGACCGTCTCCTTTTTGTTCTCTGGTGCCAATTTTGATAAGAATAAGTTCGCCAGCGATTTTTCCAGGTTTAAG GATAAGAAAGAAGCAGGTAATTCAGTTGATGATTCCGAACCAGAGGAAAAGATCGTGTCTGTCAAGAGAAGGAAACGGAAGGCAATGGTTTCTG ATAGGGTTGGGGGATTTAATGTCTTCAAGAGCGCAAAAAAAGCTTCTGTAGTGAGTGAAAGAACTGACCTGGATAATGATGAGGTTTCCAAGAGGAAGAAGGAACTAAATAGGCAAATTGAG GATGCACTATTCCGGAAGAAGCATAACATTCATGTGTCTGGGAATAGCGTGGTATCCCCTCTTAAAAAATTTGCAGAGCTATTCTCAAG ATATGGATGTGAATCGTATTTGTTACAGAATATAGCGGACCTTGGATTTCAAGAACTGACACCAATTCAAAGGCAGGTTATTCCAGTCCTCCTCTCT GTTAGGGAATGCTTTGCCTGTGCTCCAACTGGCTCTGGAAAGACCTTGGCCTTTGTGTGTCCCATGCTTATGAAACTCAAGGTACTGTTTGCTTCTTTTAACCACTACTGCTATCCAAGTTCACGAGCTTCTCTGATGAAAATTTTTGCCACTCAGCACCCCTCGGCTGATGGCAACATAGTGGGCTCATATATATCCAATAAAATTTTCTGA
- the LOC119988843 gene encoding DEAD-box ATP-dependent RNA helicase 57-like isoform X3 produces MEKTVSFLFSGANFDKNKFASDFSRFKDKKEAGNSVDDSEPEEKIVSVKRRKRKAMVSEDRVGGFNVFKSAKKASVVSERTDLDNDEVSKRKKELNRQIEDALFRKKHNIHVSGNSVVSPLKKFAELFSRYGCESYLLQNIADLGFQELTPIQRQVIPVLLSVRECFACAPTGSGKTLAFVCPMLMKLKVLFASFNHYCYPSSRASLMKIFATQHPSADGNIVGSYISNKIF; encoded by the exons ATGGAGAAGACCGTCTCCTTTTTGTTCTCTGGTGCCAATTTTGATAAGAATAAGTTCGCCAGCGATTTTTCCAGGTTTAAG GATAAGAAAGAAGCAGGTAATTCAGTTGATGATTCCGAACCAGAGGAAAAGATCGTGTCTGTCAAGAGAAGGAAACGGAAGGCAATGGTTTCTG AAGATAGGGTTGGGGGATTTAATGTCTTCAAGAGCGCAAAAAAAGCTTCTGTAGTGAGTGAAAGAACTGACCTGGATAATGATGAGGTTTCCAAGAGGAAGAAGGAACTAAATAGGCAAATTGAG GATGCACTATTCCGGAAGAAGCATAACATTCATGTGTCTGGGAATAGCGTGGTATCCCCTCTTAAAAAATTTGCAGAGCTATTCTCAAG ATATGGATGTGAATCGTATTTGTTACAGAATATAGCGGACCTTGGATTTCAAGAACTGACACCAATTCAAAGGCAGGTTATTCCAGTCCTCCTCTCT GTTAGGGAATGCTTTGCCTGTGCTCCAACTGGCTCTGGAAAGACCTTGGCCTTTGTGTGTCCCATGCTTATGAAACTCAAGGTACTGTTTGCTTCTTTTAACCACTACTGCTATCCAAGTTCACGAGCTTCTCTGATGAAAATTTTTGCCACTCAGCACCCCTCGGCTGATGGCAACATAGTGGGCTCATATATATCCAATAAAATTTTCTGA
- the LOC119988843 gene encoding DEAD-box ATP-dependent RNA helicase 57-like isoform X1 produces the protein MEKTVSFLFSGANFDKNKFASDFSRFKDKKEAGNSVDDSEPEEKIVSVKRRKRKAMVSEDRVGGFNVFKSAKKASVVSERTDLDNDEVSKRKKELNRQIEQDALFRKKHNIHVSGNSVVSPLKKFAELFSRYGCESYLLQNIADLGFQELTPIQRQVIPVLLSVRECFACAPTGSGKTLAFVCPMLMKLKVLFASFNHYCYPSSRASLMKIFATQHPSADGNIVGSYISNKIF, from the exons ATGGAGAAGACCGTCTCCTTTTTGTTCTCTGGTGCCAATTTTGATAAGAATAAGTTCGCCAGCGATTTTTCCAGGTTTAAG GATAAGAAAGAAGCAGGTAATTCAGTTGATGATTCCGAACCAGAGGAAAAGATCGTGTCTGTCAAGAGAAGGAAACGGAAGGCAATGGTTTCTG AAGATAGGGTTGGGGGATTTAATGTCTTCAAGAGCGCAAAAAAAGCTTCTGTAGTGAGTGAAAGAACTGACCTGGATAATGATGAGGTTTCCAAGAGGAAGAAGGAACTAAATAGGCAAATTGAG CAGGATGCACTATTCCGGAAGAAGCATAACATTCATGTGTCTGGGAATAGCGTGGTATCCCCTCTTAAAAAATTTGCAGAGCTATTCTCAAG ATATGGATGTGAATCGTATTTGTTACAGAATATAGCGGACCTTGGATTTCAAGAACTGACACCAATTCAAAGGCAGGTTATTCCAGTCCTCCTCTCT GTTAGGGAATGCTTTGCCTGTGCTCCAACTGGCTCTGGAAAGACCTTGGCCTTTGTGTGTCCCATGCTTATGAAACTCAAGGTACTGTTTGCTTCTTTTAACCACTACTGCTATCCAAGTTCACGAGCTTCTCTGATGAAAATTTTTGCCACTCAGCACCCCTCGGCTGATGGCAACATAGTGGGCTCATATATATCCAATAAAATTTTCTGA